The following are encoded in a window of Impatiens glandulifera chromosome 5, dImpGla2.1, whole genome shotgun sequence genomic DNA:
- the LOC124937783 gene encoding serine/threonine-protein kinase BLUS1-like isoform X4 codes for MGRMGRGKSYSANSNDYKLLEEVGYGASATVYRAIYLPFNELVAVKCLDLDRCNSNLDDIRREAQIMSLIDHPNVIKAHCSFVVDHSLWVVMPFMAEGSCLHLMKMAYPDGFEESAICSILKETLKALEYLHRHGHIHRDVKAGNILLDSNGDVKLGDFGVSACMFDKGDRQRSRNTFVGTPCWMAPEVLQPGTGYDFKADIWSFGITALELAHGHAPFSKYPPMKSFKEMVAMCLVKDQTKRPSAEKLLKHSFFKNAKPPEVSVKKLFSNLPPLWDRVKALQLKDAAQLALKKMPSAEQEALSQSEYQRGVSAWNFDIEDLKIQASLLQDDDGIQEFKEEDECMKFGVNNKDVPNMKCGVGKSNSKSDIVFSELINVGEAQSLCFNDKRKTPEIELLDSKISPEKDIVQQKSRTTGKNRQSQSGPLMPGVVLTHSTSEMTRAFERFENNSQSLVDKNQHDIRRAPSFSGPLMLPNRASANSLSAPIKSSGGFRDSLEDKTKSNLVQIKGRFSVTSENVDLVKDIPLCTVPRCSQGSPLRKSASLASVGDWIFDARQMPTKEVCNTNMVTSLLMPHLQNLLQQTSIQQELIVNMLNNLQPGEIVEGEWKEASPNGKLPPLPRSSDSNGNVVESVVSDREGVLLLKISELQARMRELTEELSVEKQKYLHMHQQLSALTIQEEETDSTRETEAVDA; via the exons ATGGGCAGGATGGGCCGTGGAAAGAGTTATTCTGCAAATTCCAACGACTACAAGCTCCTCGAGGAGGTCGGCTATGGTGCCAGCGCCACTGTTTATCGGGCCATCTATCTTCCATTCAACGAACTTGTCGCCGTCAAATGCTTGGATCTCGATCGCTGCAACAGCAATCTC GATGATATTCGTAGGGAAGCTCAAATTATGAGCTTGATAGATCATCCCAATGTTATAAAAGCTCATTGTTCTTTTGTTGTTGACCACAGTCTGTGGGTTGTCATGCCTTTCATGGCTGAAGGATCTTGCCTGCATCTCATGAAAATGGCATATCCAGATGGATTTGAGGAGTCTGCTATATGTTCTATCCTCAAAGAAACTCTCAAGGCCTTGGAGTATCTGCATCGGCATGGCCACATCCATCGTGATGTTAAG GCTGGAAATATATTACTCGATAGTAATGGCGACGTAAAACTGGGTGATTTTGGGGTTTCTGCTTGCATGTTTGACAAAGGTGATAGACAACGATCCAGAAACACTTTTGTTGGAACTCCGTGTTG GATGGCACCAGAGGTTCTGCAGCCAGGAACTGGATATGACTTTAA AGCTGATATATGGTCATTTGGAATTACAGCGTTGGAGTTAGCTCATGGTCATGCACCCTTTTCAAAATATCCTCCAATGAAG TCTTTCAAAGAAATGGTTGCCATGTGCTTGGTGAAAGATCAAACAAAAAGGCCCAGTGCAGAGAAGTTGTTAAAACATTCATTTTTCAAGAATGCTAAGCCTCCAGAGGTTTCGGTGAAGAAACTTTTTTCTAACTTGCCTCCACTATGGGATCGAGTGAAAGCACTTCAG TTGAAAGATGCCGCTCAACTAGCTTTGAAGAAAATGCCTTCAGCAGAACAAGAAGCTTTGTCACAG AGTGAGTATCAACGAGGTGTTAGTGCTTGGAACTTTGACATTGAAGATTTAAAAATTCAAGCATCCCTG CTACAAGATGATGACGGAATACAAGAATTCAAAGAAGAAGACGAATGCATGAAATTTGGTGTTAATAACAAG GATGTACCCAATATGAAATGTGGTGTTGGCAAATCAAATTCTAAAAGTGACATTGTCTTCAg TGAACTCATAAATGTTGGTGAAGCTCAATCCTTGTGCTTTAACGATAAAAGAAAAACTCCAGAAATTGAGTTGCTTGATTCTAAAATAAGTCCAGAGAAAGATATTGTTCAACAAAAATCAAGAACTACAGGGAAGAACCGTCAGAGTCAGAGTGGACCCTTAATGCCTGGTGTTGTGCTAACTCACTCAACATCAGAAATGACACGTGCCTTTGAGAG ATTCGAGAATAATAGTCAATCACTAGTTGACAAAAACCAACATGACATCCGAAGAGCACCAAGTTTTAGCGGTCCACTGATGCTTCCAAACCGAGCTTCTGCAAACAGTTTGTCAGCTCCAATAAAGTCATCAGGAG GGTTCAGAGATTCACTGGAAGACAAGACAAAGTCCAATTTAGTTCAAATAAAAGGGCGATTCTCAGTCACATCAGAGAATGTTGACCTTGTAAAG GACATTCCATTATGTACAGTTCCTCGGTGTTCTCAG GGTTCACCATTAAGAAAGTCTGCTAGTCTTGCTAGTGTTGGAGACTGGATCTTTGATGCCAGACAAATG ccAACTAAAGAAGTTTGCAACACTAACATGGTTACATCACTTTTGATGCCGCATCTTCAGAACCTTCTTCAACAAACATCTATTCAACAG GAATTGATTGTAAATATGTTGAATAACTTACAACCTGGTGAGATAGTAGAAGGTGAGTGGAAGGAag CATCTCCAAATGGAAAGCTACCCCCATTACCTCGGAGTTCAGATAGCAACGGAAATGT GGTGGAATCAGTAGTTTCGGATAGAGAAGGTGTGTTGCTTCTGAAGATCTCTGAGCTTCAAGCTAG GATGAGGGAGTTGACCGAGGAGTTGAGTGTGGAGAAACAAAAATACTTGCAT ATGCATCAGCAGTTGAGTGCTCTAACCATTCAGGAGGAAGAAACAGATAGCACGAGAGAGACAGAGGCGGTGGATgcttga
- the LOC124937783 gene encoding serine/threonine-protein kinase BLUS1-like isoform X7 has protein sequence MGRMGRGKSYSANSNDYKLLEEVGYGASATVYRAIYLPFNELVAVKCLDLDRCNSNLDDIRREAQIMSLIDHPNVIKAHCSFVVDHSLWVVMPFMAEGSCLHLMKMAYPDGFEESAICSILKETLKALEYLHRHGHIHRDVKAGNILLDSNGDVKLGDFGVSACMFDKGDRQRSRNTFVGTPCWMAPEVLQPGTGYDFKADIWSFGITALELAHGHAPFSKYPPMKVLLMTIQNAPPGLDYDRDKKFSKSFKEMVAMCLVKDQTKRPSAEKLLKHSFFKNAKPPEVSVKKLFSNLPPLWDRVKALQLKDAAQLALKKMPSAEQEALSQSEYQRGVSAWNFDIEDLKIQASLLQDDDGIQEFKEEDECMKFGVNNKDVPNMKCGVGKSNSKSDIVFSELINVGEAQSLCFNDKRKTPEIELLDSKISPEKDIVQQKSRTTGKNRQSQSGPLMPGVVLTHSTSEMTRAFERFENNSQSLVDKNQHDIRRAPSFSGPLMLPNRASANSLSAPIKSSGGFRDSLEDKTKSNLVQIKGRFSVTSENVDLVKDIPLCTVPRCSQGSPLRKSASLASVGDWIFDARQMPTKEVCNTNMVTSLLMPHLQNLLQQTSIQQELIVNMLNNLQPGEIVEASPNGKLPPLPRSSDSNGNVESVVSDREGVLLLKISELQARMRELTEELSVEKQKYLHMHQQLSALTIQEEETDSTRETEAVDA, from the exons ATGGGCAGGATGGGCCGTGGAAAGAGTTATTCTGCAAATTCCAACGACTACAAGCTCCTCGAGGAGGTCGGCTATGGTGCCAGCGCCACTGTTTATCGGGCCATCTATCTTCCATTCAACGAACTTGTCGCCGTCAAATGCTTGGATCTCGATCGCTGCAACAGCAATCTC GATGATATTCGTAGGGAAGCTCAAATTATGAGCTTGATAGATCATCCCAATGTTATAAAAGCTCATTGTTCTTTTGTTGTTGACCACAGTCTGTGGGTTGTCATGCCTTTCATGGCTGAAGGATCTTGCCTGCATCTCATGAAAATGGCATATCCAGATGGATTTGAGGAGTCTGCTATATGTTCTATCCTCAAAGAAACTCTCAAGGCCTTGGAGTATCTGCATCGGCATGGCCACATCCATCGTGATGTTAAG GCTGGAAATATATTACTCGATAGTAATGGCGACGTAAAACTGGGTGATTTTGGGGTTTCTGCTTGCATGTTTGACAAAGGTGATAGACAACGATCCAGAAACACTTTTGTTGGAACTCCGTGTTG GATGGCACCAGAGGTTCTGCAGCCAGGAACTGGATATGACTTTAA AGCTGATATATGGTCATTTGGAATTACAGCGTTGGAGTTAGCTCATGGTCATGCACCCTTTTCAAAATATCCTCCAATGAAG GTTCTCTTGATGACCATACAAAATGCTCCTCCAGGGCTTGACTATGACCGGGACAAGAAGTTCTCTAAG TCTTTCAAAGAAATGGTTGCCATGTGCTTGGTGAAAGATCAAACAAAAAGGCCCAGTGCAGAGAAGTTGTTAAAACATTCATTTTTCAAGAATGCTAAGCCTCCAGAGGTTTCGGTGAAGAAACTTTTTTCTAACTTGCCTCCACTATGGGATCGAGTGAAAGCACTTCAG TTGAAAGATGCCGCTCAACTAGCTTTGAAGAAAATGCCTTCAGCAGAACAAGAAGCTTTGTCACAG AGTGAGTATCAACGAGGTGTTAGTGCTTGGAACTTTGACATTGAAGATTTAAAAATTCAAGCATCCCTG CTACAAGATGATGACGGAATACAAGAATTCAAAGAAGAAGACGAATGCATGAAATTTGGTGTTAATAACAAG GATGTACCCAATATGAAATGTGGTGTTGGCAAATCAAATTCTAAAAGTGACATTGTCTTCAg TGAACTCATAAATGTTGGTGAAGCTCAATCCTTGTGCTTTAACGATAAAAGAAAAACTCCAGAAATTGAGTTGCTTGATTCTAAAATAAGTCCAGAGAAAGATATTGTTCAACAAAAATCAAGAACTACAGGGAAGAACCGTCAGAGTCAGAGTGGACCCTTAATGCCTGGTGTTGTGCTAACTCACTCAACATCAGAAATGACACGTGCCTTTGAGAG ATTCGAGAATAATAGTCAATCACTAGTTGACAAAAACCAACATGACATCCGAAGAGCACCAAGTTTTAGCGGTCCACTGATGCTTCCAAACCGAGCTTCTGCAAACAGTTTGTCAGCTCCAATAAAGTCATCAGGAG GGTTCAGAGATTCACTGGAAGACAAGACAAAGTCCAATTTAGTTCAAATAAAAGGGCGATTCTCAGTCACATCAGAGAATGTTGACCTTGTAAAG GACATTCCATTATGTACAGTTCCTCGGTGTTCTCAG GGTTCACCATTAAGAAAGTCTGCTAGTCTTGCTAGTGTTGGAGACTGGATCTTTGATGCCAGACAAATG ccAACTAAAGAAGTTTGCAACACTAACATGGTTACATCACTTTTGATGCCGCATCTTCAGAACCTTCTTCAACAAACATCTATTCAACAG GAATTGATTGTAAATATGTTGAATAACTTACAACCTGGTGAGATAGTAGAAG CATCTCCAAATGGAAAGCTACCCCCATTACCTCGGAGTTCAGATAGCAACGGAAAT GTGGAATCAGTAGTTTCGGATAGAGAAGGTGTGTTGCTTCTGAAGATCTCTGAGCTTCAAGCTAG GATGAGGGAGTTGACCGAGGAGTTGAGTGTGGAGAAACAAAAATACTTGCAT ATGCATCAGCAGTTGAGTGCTCTAACCATTCAGGAGGAAGAAACAGATAGCACGAGAGAGACAGAGGCGGTGGATgcttga
- the LOC124937783 gene encoding serine/threonine-protein kinase BLUS1-like isoform X1 has translation MGRMGRGKSYSANSNDYKLLEEVGYGASATVYRAIYLPFNELVAVKCLDLDRCNSNLDDIRREAQIMSLIDHPNVIKAHCSFVVDHSLWVVMPFMAEGSCLHLMKMAYPDGFEESAICSILKETLKALEYLHRHGHIHRDVKAGNILLDSNGDVKLGDFGVSACMFDKGDRQRSRNTFVGTPCWMAPEVLQPGTGYDFKADIWSFGITALELAHGHAPFSKYPPMKVLLMTIQNAPPGLDYDRDKKFSKSFKEMVAMCLVKDQTKRPSAEKLLKHSFFKNAKPPEVSVKKLFSNLPPLWDRVKALQLKDAAQLALKKMPSAEQEALSQSEYQRGVSAWNFDIEDLKIQASLLQDDDGIQEFKEEDECMKFGVNNKDVPNMKCGVGKSNSKSDIVFSELINVGEAQSLCFNDKRKTPEIELLDSKISPEKDIVQQKSRTTGKNRQSQSGPLMPGVVLTHSTSEMTRAFERFENNSQSLVDKNQHDIRRAPSFSGPLMLPNRASANSLSAPIKSSGGFRDSLEDKTKSNLVQIKGRFSVTSENVDLVKDIPLCTVPRCSQGSPLRKSASLASVGDWIFDARQMPTKEVCNTNMVTSLLMPHLQNLLQQTSIQQELIVNMLNNLQPGEIVEGEWKEASPNGKLPPLPRSSDSNGNVVESVVSDREGVLLLKISELQARMRELTEELSVEKQKYLHMHQQLSALTIQEEETDSTRETEAVDA, from the exons ATGGGCAGGATGGGCCGTGGAAAGAGTTATTCTGCAAATTCCAACGACTACAAGCTCCTCGAGGAGGTCGGCTATGGTGCCAGCGCCACTGTTTATCGGGCCATCTATCTTCCATTCAACGAACTTGTCGCCGTCAAATGCTTGGATCTCGATCGCTGCAACAGCAATCTC GATGATATTCGTAGGGAAGCTCAAATTATGAGCTTGATAGATCATCCCAATGTTATAAAAGCTCATTGTTCTTTTGTTGTTGACCACAGTCTGTGGGTTGTCATGCCTTTCATGGCTGAAGGATCTTGCCTGCATCTCATGAAAATGGCATATCCAGATGGATTTGAGGAGTCTGCTATATGTTCTATCCTCAAAGAAACTCTCAAGGCCTTGGAGTATCTGCATCGGCATGGCCACATCCATCGTGATGTTAAG GCTGGAAATATATTACTCGATAGTAATGGCGACGTAAAACTGGGTGATTTTGGGGTTTCTGCTTGCATGTTTGACAAAGGTGATAGACAACGATCCAGAAACACTTTTGTTGGAACTCCGTGTTG GATGGCACCAGAGGTTCTGCAGCCAGGAACTGGATATGACTTTAA AGCTGATATATGGTCATTTGGAATTACAGCGTTGGAGTTAGCTCATGGTCATGCACCCTTTTCAAAATATCCTCCAATGAAG GTTCTCTTGATGACCATACAAAATGCTCCTCCAGGGCTTGACTATGACCGGGACAAGAAGTTCTCTAAG TCTTTCAAAGAAATGGTTGCCATGTGCTTGGTGAAAGATCAAACAAAAAGGCCCAGTGCAGAGAAGTTGTTAAAACATTCATTTTTCAAGAATGCTAAGCCTCCAGAGGTTTCGGTGAAGAAACTTTTTTCTAACTTGCCTCCACTATGGGATCGAGTGAAAGCACTTCAG TTGAAAGATGCCGCTCAACTAGCTTTGAAGAAAATGCCTTCAGCAGAACAAGAAGCTTTGTCACAG AGTGAGTATCAACGAGGTGTTAGTGCTTGGAACTTTGACATTGAAGATTTAAAAATTCAAGCATCCCTG CTACAAGATGATGACGGAATACAAGAATTCAAAGAAGAAGACGAATGCATGAAATTTGGTGTTAATAACAAG GATGTACCCAATATGAAATGTGGTGTTGGCAAATCAAATTCTAAAAGTGACATTGTCTTCAg TGAACTCATAAATGTTGGTGAAGCTCAATCCTTGTGCTTTAACGATAAAAGAAAAACTCCAGAAATTGAGTTGCTTGATTCTAAAATAAGTCCAGAGAAAGATATTGTTCAACAAAAATCAAGAACTACAGGGAAGAACCGTCAGAGTCAGAGTGGACCCTTAATGCCTGGTGTTGTGCTAACTCACTCAACATCAGAAATGACACGTGCCTTTGAGAG ATTCGAGAATAATAGTCAATCACTAGTTGACAAAAACCAACATGACATCCGAAGAGCACCAAGTTTTAGCGGTCCACTGATGCTTCCAAACCGAGCTTCTGCAAACAGTTTGTCAGCTCCAATAAAGTCATCAGGAG GGTTCAGAGATTCACTGGAAGACAAGACAAAGTCCAATTTAGTTCAAATAAAAGGGCGATTCTCAGTCACATCAGAGAATGTTGACCTTGTAAAG GACATTCCATTATGTACAGTTCCTCGGTGTTCTCAG GGTTCACCATTAAGAAAGTCTGCTAGTCTTGCTAGTGTTGGAGACTGGATCTTTGATGCCAGACAAATG ccAACTAAAGAAGTTTGCAACACTAACATGGTTACATCACTTTTGATGCCGCATCTTCAGAACCTTCTTCAACAAACATCTATTCAACAG GAATTGATTGTAAATATGTTGAATAACTTACAACCTGGTGAGATAGTAGAAGGTGAGTGGAAGGAag CATCTCCAAATGGAAAGCTACCCCCATTACCTCGGAGTTCAGATAGCAACGGAAATGT GGTGGAATCAGTAGTTTCGGATAGAGAAGGTGTGTTGCTTCTGAAGATCTCTGAGCTTCAAGCTAG GATGAGGGAGTTGACCGAGGAGTTGAGTGTGGAGAAACAAAAATACTTGCAT ATGCATCAGCAGTTGAGTGCTCTAACCATTCAGGAGGAAGAAACAGATAGCACGAGAGAGACAGAGGCGGTGGATgcttga
- the LOC124937783 gene encoding serine/threonine-protein kinase BLUS1-like isoform X3, giving the protein MGRMGRGKSYSANSNDYKLLEEVGYGASATVYRAIYLPFNELVAVKCLDLDRCNSNLDDIRREAQIMSLIDHPNVIKAHCSFVVDHSLWVVMPFMAEGSCLHLMKMAYPDGFEESAICSILKETLKALEYLHRHGHIHRDVKAGNILLDSNGDVKLGDFGVSACMFDKGDRQRSRNTFVGTPCWMAPEVLQPGTGYDFKADIWSFGITALELAHGHAPFSKYPPMKVLLMTIQNAPPGLDYDRDKKFSKQSFKEMVAMCLVKDQTKRPSAEKLLKHSFFKNAKPPEVSVKKLFSNLPPLWDRVKALQLKDAAQLALKKMPSAEQEALSQSEYQRGVSAWNFDIEDLKIQASLLQDDDGIQEFKEEDECMKFGVNNKDVPNMKCGVGKSNSKSDIVFSELINVGEAQSLCFNDKRKTPEIELLDSKISPEKDIVQQKSRTTGKNRQSQSGPLMPGVVLTHSTSEMTRAFERFENNSQSLVDKNQHDIRRAPSFSGPLMLPNRASANSLSAPIKSSGGFRDSLEDKTKSNLVQIKGRFSVTSENVDLVKDIPLCTVPRCSQGSPLRKSASLASVGDWIFDARQMPTKEVCNTNMVTSLLMPHLQNLLQQTSIQQELIVNMLNNLQPGEIVEASPNGKLPPLPRSSDSNGNVESVVSDREGVLLLKISELQARMRELTEELSVEKQKYLHMHQQLSALTIQEEETDSTRETEAVDA; this is encoded by the exons ATGGGCAGGATGGGCCGTGGAAAGAGTTATTCTGCAAATTCCAACGACTACAAGCTCCTCGAGGAGGTCGGCTATGGTGCCAGCGCCACTGTTTATCGGGCCATCTATCTTCCATTCAACGAACTTGTCGCCGTCAAATGCTTGGATCTCGATCGCTGCAACAGCAATCTC GATGATATTCGTAGGGAAGCTCAAATTATGAGCTTGATAGATCATCCCAATGTTATAAAAGCTCATTGTTCTTTTGTTGTTGACCACAGTCTGTGGGTTGTCATGCCTTTCATGGCTGAAGGATCTTGCCTGCATCTCATGAAAATGGCATATCCAGATGGATTTGAGGAGTCTGCTATATGTTCTATCCTCAAAGAAACTCTCAAGGCCTTGGAGTATCTGCATCGGCATGGCCACATCCATCGTGATGTTAAG GCTGGAAATATATTACTCGATAGTAATGGCGACGTAAAACTGGGTGATTTTGGGGTTTCTGCTTGCATGTTTGACAAAGGTGATAGACAACGATCCAGAAACACTTTTGTTGGAACTCCGTGTTG GATGGCACCAGAGGTTCTGCAGCCAGGAACTGGATATGACTTTAA AGCTGATATATGGTCATTTGGAATTACAGCGTTGGAGTTAGCTCATGGTCATGCACCCTTTTCAAAATATCCTCCAATGAAG GTTCTCTTGATGACCATACAAAATGCTCCTCCAGGGCTTGACTATGACCGGGACAAGAAGTTCTCTAAG CAGTCTTTCAAAGAAATGGTTGCCATGTGCTTGGTGAAAGATCAAACAAAAAGGCCCAGTGCAGAGAAGTTGTTAAAACATTCATTTTTCAAGAATGCTAAGCCTCCAGAGGTTTCGGTGAAGAAACTTTTTTCTAACTTGCCTCCACTATGGGATCGAGTGAAAGCACTTCAG TTGAAAGATGCCGCTCAACTAGCTTTGAAGAAAATGCCTTCAGCAGAACAAGAAGCTTTGTCACAG AGTGAGTATCAACGAGGTGTTAGTGCTTGGAACTTTGACATTGAAGATTTAAAAATTCAAGCATCCCTG CTACAAGATGATGACGGAATACAAGAATTCAAAGAAGAAGACGAATGCATGAAATTTGGTGTTAATAACAAG GATGTACCCAATATGAAATGTGGTGTTGGCAAATCAAATTCTAAAAGTGACATTGTCTTCAg TGAACTCATAAATGTTGGTGAAGCTCAATCCTTGTGCTTTAACGATAAAAGAAAAACTCCAGAAATTGAGTTGCTTGATTCTAAAATAAGTCCAGAGAAAGATATTGTTCAACAAAAATCAAGAACTACAGGGAAGAACCGTCAGAGTCAGAGTGGACCCTTAATGCCTGGTGTTGTGCTAACTCACTCAACATCAGAAATGACACGTGCCTTTGAGAG ATTCGAGAATAATAGTCAATCACTAGTTGACAAAAACCAACATGACATCCGAAGAGCACCAAGTTTTAGCGGTCCACTGATGCTTCCAAACCGAGCTTCTGCAAACAGTTTGTCAGCTCCAATAAAGTCATCAGGAG GGTTCAGAGATTCACTGGAAGACAAGACAAAGTCCAATTTAGTTCAAATAAAAGGGCGATTCTCAGTCACATCAGAGAATGTTGACCTTGTAAAG GACATTCCATTATGTACAGTTCCTCGGTGTTCTCAG GGTTCACCATTAAGAAAGTCTGCTAGTCTTGCTAGTGTTGGAGACTGGATCTTTGATGCCAGACAAATG ccAACTAAAGAAGTTTGCAACACTAACATGGTTACATCACTTTTGATGCCGCATCTTCAGAACCTTCTTCAACAAACATCTATTCAACAG GAATTGATTGTAAATATGTTGAATAACTTACAACCTGGTGAGATAGTAGAAG CATCTCCAAATGGAAAGCTACCCCCATTACCTCGGAGTTCAGATAGCAACGGAAAT GTGGAATCAGTAGTTTCGGATAGAGAAGGTGTGTTGCTTCTGAAGATCTCTGAGCTTCAAGCTAG GATGAGGGAGTTGACCGAGGAGTTGAGTGTGGAGAAACAAAAATACTTGCAT ATGCATCAGCAGTTGAGTGCTCTAACCATTCAGGAGGAAGAAACAGATAGCACGAGAGAGACAGAGGCGGTGGATgcttga
- the LOC124937783 gene encoding serine/threonine-protein kinase BLUS1-like isoform X2, whose protein sequence is MGRMGRGKSYSANSNDYKLLEEVGYGASATVYRAIYLPFNELVAVKCLDLDRCNSNLDDIRREAQIMSLIDHPNVIKAHCSFVVDHSLWVVMPFMAEGSCLHLMKMAYPDGFEESAICSILKETLKALEYLHRHGHIHRDVKAGNILLDSNGDVKLGDFGVSACMFDKGDRQRSRNTFVGTPCWMAPEVLQPGTGYDFKADIWSFGITALELAHGHAPFSKYPPMKVLLMTIQNAPPGLDYDRDKKFSKQSFKEMVAMCLVKDQTKRPSAEKLLKHSFFKNAKPPEVSVKKLFSNLPPLWDRVKALQLKDAAQLALKKMPSAEQEALSQSEYQRGVSAWNFDIEDLKIQASLLQDDDGIQEFKEEDECMKFGVNNKDVPNMKCGVGKSNSKSDIVFSELINVGEAQSLCFNDKRKTPEIELLDSKISPEKDIVQQKSRTTGKNRQSQSGPLMPGVVLTHSTSEMTRAFERFENNSQSLVDKNQHDIRRAPSFSGPLMLPNRASANSLSAPIKSSGGFRDSLEDKTKSNLVQIKGRFSVTSENVDLVKDIPLCTVPRCSQGSPLRKSASLASVGDWIFDARQMPTKEVCNTNMVTSLLMPHLQNLLQQTSIQQELIVNMLNNLQPGEIVEGEWKEASPNGKLPPLPRSSDSNGNVESVVSDREGVLLLKISELQARMRELTEELSVEKQKYLHMHQQLSALTIQEEETDSTRETEAVDA, encoded by the exons ATGGGCAGGATGGGCCGTGGAAAGAGTTATTCTGCAAATTCCAACGACTACAAGCTCCTCGAGGAGGTCGGCTATGGTGCCAGCGCCACTGTTTATCGGGCCATCTATCTTCCATTCAACGAACTTGTCGCCGTCAAATGCTTGGATCTCGATCGCTGCAACAGCAATCTC GATGATATTCGTAGGGAAGCTCAAATTATGAGCTTGATAGATCATCCCAATGTTATAAAAGCTCATTGTTCTTTTGTTGTTGACCACAGTCTGTGGGTTGTCATGCCTTTCATGGCTGAAGGATCTTGCCTGCATCTCATGAAAATGGCATATCCAGATGGATTTGAGGAGTCTGCTATATGTTCTATCCTCAAAGAAACTCTCAAGGCCTTGGAGTATCTGCATCGGCATGGCCACATCCATCGTGATGTTAAG GCTGGAAATATATTACTCGATAGTAATGGCGACGTAAAACTGGGTGATTTTGGGGTTTCTGCTTGCATGTTTGACAAAGGTGATAGACAACGATCCAGAAACACTTTTGTTGGAACTCCGTGTTG GATGGCACCAGAGGTTCTGCAGCCAGGAACTGGATATGACTTTAA AGCTGATATATGGTCATTTGGAATTACAGCGTTGGAGTTAGCTCATGGTCATGCACCCTTTTCAAAATATCCTCCAATGAAG GTTCTCTTGATGACCATACAAAATGCTCCTCCAGGGCTTGACTATGACCGGGACAAGAAGTTCTCTAAG CAGTCTTTCAAAGAAATGGTTGCCATGTGCTTGGTGAAAGATCAAACAAAAAGGCCCAGTGCAGAGAAGTTGTTAAAACATTCATTTTTCAAGAATGCTAAGCCTCCAGAGGTTTCGGTGAAGAAACTTTTTTCTAACTTGCCTCCACTATGGGATCGAGTGAAAGCACTTCAG TTGAAAGATGCCGCTCAACTAGCTTTGAAGAAAATGCCTTCAGCAGAACAAGAAGCTTTGTCACAG AGTGAGTATCAACGAGGTGTTAGTGCTTGGAACTTTGACATTGAAGATTTAAAAATTCAAGCATCCCTG CTACAAGATGATGACGGAATACAAGAATTCAAAGAAGAAGACGAATGCATGAAATTTGGTGTTAATAACAAG GATGTACCCAATATGAAATGTGGTGTTGGCAAATCAAATTCTAAAAGTGACATTGTCTTCAg TGAACTCATAAATGTTGGTGAAGCTCAATCCTTGTGCTTTAACGATAAAAGAAAAACTCCAGAAATTGAGTTGCTTGATTCTAAAATAAGTCCAGAGAAAGATATTGTTCAACAAAAATCAAGAACTACAGGGAAGAACCGTCAGAGTCAGAGTGGACCCTTAATGCCTGGTGTTGTGCTAACTCACTCAACATCAGAAATGACACGTGCCTTTGAGAG ATTCGAGAATAATAGTCAATCACTAGTTGACAAAAACCAACATGACATCCGAAGAGCACCAAGTTTTAGCGGTCCACTGATGCTTCCAAACCGAGCTTCTGCAAACAGTTTGTCAGCTCCAATAAAGTCATCAGGAG GGTTCAGAGATTCACTGGAAGACAAGACAAAGTCCAATTTAGTTCAAATAAAAGGGCGATTCTCAGTCACATCAGAGAATGTTGACCTTGTAAAG GACATTCCATTATGTACAGTTCCTCGGTGTTCTCAG GGTTCACCATTAAGAAAGTCTGCTAGTCTTGCTAGTGTTGGAGACTGGATCTTTGATGCCAGACAAATG ccAACTAAAGAAGTTTGCAACACTAACATGGTTACATCACTTTTGATGCCGCATCTTCAGAACCTTCTTCAACAAACATCTATTCAACAG GAATTGATTGTAAATATGTTGAATAACTTACAACCTGGTGAGATAGTAGAAGGTGAGTGGAAGGAag CATCTCCAAATGGAAAGCTACCCCCATTACCTCGGAGTTCAGATAGCAACGGAAAT GTGGAATCAGTAGTTTCGGATAGAGAAGGTGTGTTGCTTCTGAAGATCTCTGAGCTTCAAGCTAG GATGAGGGAGTTGACCGAGGAGTTGAGTGTGGAGAAACAAAAATACTTGCAT ATGCATCAGCAGTTGAGTGCTCTAACCATTCAGGAGGAAGAAACAGATAGCACGAGAGAGACAGAGGCGGTGGATgcttga